A stretch of the Prochlorococcus marinus str. MIT 0918 genome encodes the following:
- a CDS encoding COX15/CtaA family protein, whose protein sequence is MTSLTPNIIRARLGQLASHVLVALIALVAIGGATRVMEAGLACPDWPLCYGSIFPKGKMNVQVFLEWFHRLDACFVGIAIAVQFLLSLIYRSYVSNRLLWLNFMILSLVILQGSFGALTVINLLPSFVVMGHLFLALTLVALVSGLSQSLLSPNGTDPPFWWKFLARGSLLMVFMQCLLGSRLATTWSAQKCISNGVDCGWLNLHSFSALPVVLSICLLSFVSISMGGWFRSQWPFFLILLGLVVLQIGLGSLAVFLALSEPLVIVCHQLIASLLVAFLSALSVRKVTHSSSIAPHLVDETSLKICHG, encoded by the coding sequence TTGACCAGTTTGACTCCAAACATAATTAGAGCCCGCCTAGGCCAATTGGCCTCTCATGTTCTAGTGGCCTTGATAGCATTGGTTGCCATTGGAGGCGCTACACGTGTTATGGAAGCTGGCTTAGCTTGTCCTGATTGGCCTCTTTGTTATGGGTCGATTTTCCCAAAAGGCAAAATGAATGTCCAAGTTTTTCTTGAATGGTTTCATCGTTTAGATGCTTGCTTTGTTGGTATTGCTATTGCCGTGCAATTCTTATTATCTTTAATATATAGATCTTATGTATCAAATAGGTTGCTATGGCTGAATTTTATGATCTTATCTTTAGTTATTCTTCAAGGTAGTTTTGGCGCTTTAACTGTTATAAATCTTTTGCCTTCTTTTGTGGTAATGGGTCACTTGTTTTTGGCTTTAACATTAGTAGCGCTTGTGAGTGGATTGTCCCAGAGTTTACTTTCTCCAAATGGAACAGACCCTCCATTTTGGTGGAAGTTTTTAGCAAGAGGTTCGCTTTTGATGGTTTTTATGCAGTGTTTGCTTGGGAGCAGATTAGCAACAACATGGTCAGCTCAAAAATGCATATCTAATGGTGTTGATTGTGGATGGTTGAATCTGCATAGTTTTTCAGCATTGCCAGTTGTCCTAAGCATTTGTTTGTTGTCCTTTGTATCTATTTCTATGGGGGGATGGTTTCGCTCACAATGGCCGTTCTTTTTAATTCTTTTAGGACTTGTGGTTTTGCAAATTGGGTTAGGTTCACTTGCTGTTTTCTTAGCTTTAAGTGAACCATTAGTAATCGTTTGCCATCAACTAATTGCATCCTTATTAGTTGCATTCTTATCTGCTCTTAGTGTTCGAAAGGTAACCCATTCGTCTTCTATTGCACCTCATTTAGTTGATGAAACTTCTCTTAAGATTTGCCATGGTTAG
- a CDS encoding heme o synthase yields the protein MVSSTTQIFPESTRRDQIVPSRKKIKLPPWLEVAKPRLIPLLLATTIGGMALSDGWPLSSPKIVCTLGGGALAAAAAGALNCLWEQDLDGRMQRTSSRALPSGRLSPTAVFAGAISCTLAAAALLISGVNCLAAGLSLLGLCSYVLLYTAFLKPRTSQNIVIGGVAGAIPPLVGAAAATGHIGLSGWWLFALVMVWTPAHFWALAIFLKDDYKSVGIPMLPVVKGSAVTAKAISQYGWATILLSFLGVLALPEGGLFYGILVVPFNVRLLQMVQRLAEDPEDMKRAKGLFRWSILYMFGICLLLVISRLSLACQFHNQAIYLFLNMRDVFSIA from the coding sequence ATGGTTAGTTCAACTACTCAAATTTTTCCAGAATCTACTAGGCGTGATCAAATAGTTCCGTCTAGGAAAAAGATTAAGCTACCCCCTTGGTTGGAAGTAGCAAAGCCTCGTTTGATCCCATTGCTTTTGGCAACAACAATTGGCGGAATGGCATTAAGTGATGGGTGGCCTTTATCCTCTCCAAAAATTGTTTGCACTCTGGGAGGAGGTGCTCTTGCCGCTGCTGCTGCTGGAGCATTGAATTGCCTTTGGGAGCAAGATTTAGATGGACGTATGCAACGTACTAGTTCTAGGGCATTGCCTTCTGGCCGCTTATCCCCTACAGCAGTTTTTGCAGGTGCCATCTCTTGTACATTGGCTGCAGCTGCTCTTTTGATCAGTGGTGTTAATTGCTTGGCAGCAGGGCTTTCTTTGCTGGGGTTATGTAGCTACGTTTTGCTGTATACAGCTTTTTTAAAGCCTCGAACCTCTCAAAATATAGTGATAGGAGGAGTTGCTGGAGCAATCCCTCCTTTGGTTGGCGCAGCAGCAGCAACTGGGCATATTGGTCTTAGCGGATGGTGGCTGTTTGCATTGGTAATGGTATGGACACCTGCACACTTCTGGGCATTAGCAATTTTCTTGAAAGATGACTATAAATCCGTAGGGATACCTATGTTGCCAGTAGTTAAGGGCTCTGCTGTTACTGCAAAGGCAATCTCTCAGTATGGTTGGGCAACAATCTTATTAAGCTTTTTAGGTGTACTTGCCTTGCCTGAAGGAGGACTATTTTATGGAATTTTAGTAGTGCCTTTTAATGTAAGACTCTTGCAAATGGTTCAAAGATTGGCTGAAGATCCTGAAGATATGAAACGAGCAAAAGGACTTTTTCGTTGGTCGATTCTTTATATGTTTGGGATTTGTCTTTTGCTCGTTATTAGTCGGCTTTCGTTAGCGTGCCAATTTCATAACCAAGCTATTTACCTTTTCCTAAATATGAGAGATGTGTTTTCTATTGCTTAA
- a CDS encoding ABC transporter ATP-binding protein, translating into MHLIELQDLEKSYGSVKALRKLTLKVPEGCLFGLLGPNGSGKSTTLRILCTLLEPDSGQVTLAGINALENPDFVRNKIGYVAQEVAIDKILTGRELLQLQGDLYHLRKTYRDRRIGELIKRLAMTSWIDRRSGSYSGGMRRRLDLAAGLLHEPQLLVLDEPTVGLDIESRATIWSLLRELRDEGKTILLSSHYLEEVDELSDQMAIIDSGRVIAQGSPEELKKELGDNRVTLRVREFSTQIEGEKVKGLIEEIEGVNNVVVNKAQGFSLNFFIDAADSLSRLRCKLNGEGFDVFAVSESRPSLDDVYLQATGKTLMDTELEVSSKRDFKKEAKQSMR; encoded by the coding sequence ATGCACCTTATTGAACTTCAGGATTTAGAGAAGTCTTATGGCTCTGTCAAGGCTTTAAGAAAATTAACTCTTAAGGTTCCAGAAGGGTGTTTGTTTGGTCTTCTTGGACCTAATGGATCTGGCAAAAGTACTACTTTGAGAATCCTTTGTACTTTGTTAGAACCTGATTCTGGCCAAGTTACTCTTGCTGGCATAAACGCTTTAGAAAATCCTGATTTTGTTAGAAATAAAATTGGTTATGTAGCGCAAGAGGTTGCAATAGACAAGATTCTTACAGGGAGAGAGTTACTTCAGTTGCAAGGTGATCTTTATCACCTGCGTAAGACTTATAGAGATAGAAGAATTGGAGAACTAATTAAAAGACTTGCTATGACTTCTTGGATCGATAGACGTTCTGGTTCTTATTCAGGTGGCATGAGAAGACGACTAGATCTTGCTGCTGGACTATTGCATGAACCTCAATTATTAGTTTTAGATGAACCTACAGTTGGTTTGGATATAGAAAGCCGAGCAACCATATGGTCATTGTTAAGAGAGCTTCGTGATGAAGGTAAAACTATTCTTTTAAGTAGCCATTATCTTGAGGAGGTTGATGAACTTTCTGATCAGATGGCAATAATTGATTCTGGGAGGGTTATTGCTCAAGGGTCTCCAGAGGAACTAAAAAAAGAATTAGGAGATAATAGAGTTACTTTGAGGGTTAGAGAATTTAGTACGCAAATTGAGGGTGAAAAAGTTAAAGGTTTGATTGAAGAGATTGAAGGTGTCAATAATGTAGTAGTTAATAAGGCTCAGGGATTTTCTTTGAACTTTTTTATTGATGCTGCTGACTCTTTATCCAGATTACGCTGTAAATTAAATGGTGAAGGGTTTGATGTATTTGCAGTTTCTGAAAGTCGCCCTAGTTTAGATGATGTTTATCTGCAGGCAACTGGAAAGACTCTCATGGATACAGAGTTGGAAGTCTCTAGTAAGAGAGATTTTAAAAAAGAAGCAAAGCAATCTATGAGATAA
- a CDS encoding ABC transporter permease, with amino-acid sequence MARFFQEVFALTWRLFLQLIRRPSTLVAGILQPLIWLFLFGALFANAPKEFLPGGMDYGKFLGAGIIVFTAFSGALNAGLPVMFDREFGFLNRLLVAPLQTRSSIVFSSVIYITSISILQSISIMGAAFLLGYGWPSAEGFALVLLTLIILVFGVTALSLGLAFLLPGHIELIAVIFVFNLPLLFASTALVPISFMPVWLGWLATVNPLTFAIEPIRAAYSNSLDMGSILIQAPYGDITGYGCLLLLMVLTVGLFLLIRPLLNRKLT; translated from the coding sequence ATGGCGCGATTTTTTCAAGAAGTTTTCGCTTTAACTTGGAGACTTTTTTTGCAGCTAATCCGTCGTCCTTCAACTTTAGTTGCAGGCATCCTTCAACCATTGATTTGGTTGTTTTTGTTCGGCGCTTTATTTGCAAATGCGCCTAAAGAGTTTTTGCCAGGAGGAATGGATTATGGAAAATTTCTTGGTGCCGGGATCATTGTTTTTACTGCTTTTAGTGGAGCCCTTAATGCTGGGTTGCCAGTAATGTTTGATCGTGAATTTGGATTTTTAAATCGCTTACTTGTTGCTCCTTTACAGACGAGAAGTTCAATTGTTTTTTCTTCAGTCATTTATATAACAAGTATTAGTATTTTGCAAAGCATTTCGATTATGGGGGCAGCTTTTCTTCTTGGTTATGGATGGCCTAGCGCAGAGGGATTTGCCTTAGTACTTTTAACTCTTATTATTTTAGTTTTTGGAGTAACTGCATTAAGCCTGGGATTGGCATTTCTTTTACCAGGACATATTGAATTAATTGCTGTGATATTTGTTTTCAATTTACCACTACTTTTTGCAAGCACAGCTTTAGTTCCAATTTCTTTCATGCCTGTATGGTTGGGCTGGCTAGCAACAGTTAATCCTCTTACATTTGCTATAGAACCTATTCGAGCTGCATATAGCAACTCGCTTGATATGGGAAGCATCCTTATACAAGCTCCTTATGGAGACATCACAGGATATGGATGCTTGCTTCTATTAATGGTTTTAACTGTAGGTTTGTTTTTGCTTATTCGCCCATTATTAAATCGCAAACTCACTTAA
- the groL gene encoding chaperonin GroEL (60 kDa chaperone family; promotes refolding of misfolded polypeptides especially under stressful conditions; forms two stacked rings of heptamers to form a barrel-shaped 14mer; ends can be capped by GroES; misfolded proteins enter the barrel where they are refolded when GroES binds), which yields MSKIIRSSDESRVALENGVNSLADAVKVTIGPKGRNVVLEKKFGAPDIVNDGVSIAKDIELENPFENLGAKLIEQVASKTKDKAGDGTTTATVLAQVMVHEGLKNTAAGASPIELRRGMEKALACIIENLQKQSKKISGDKVVQVATVSSGGDEEIGKMVSEAMEKVSVDGVITVEESKSLNTELEITEGMAFDRGYSSPYFVTDSERQICEFENPLLLITDKKISSINDLVPVLETVQKSSSPLVILAEEVDGEALATLVVNKNRGVLQVAAVRAPSFGERRKAALADIAVLTNGTLISEDKAMSLDKVQLSDLGKARKITITKESTTIVANDDTKNEVSSRVASIKRELDQTESDYDKEKLNERIAKLAGGVAVIKVGAPTETELKNRKLRIEDALNATRAAVEEGIVAGGGTTLIQLGEALNPLKKELEGDQATGVEIIKQALSAPAKQIAHNAGENGDVVVSEIQRLGKGFNAATGKYEDLMSAGIIDAVKVIRLALQDAVSIASLLITTEVVIADKPEPPASAGEGGADPMGGMGGMGGMGGMGGMGGMGGMGMPGMM from the coding sequence ATGTCAAAAATCATTAGATCATCTGATGAGTCCAGAGTCGCTCTAGAAAATGGTGTAAATTCATTGGCTGACGCTGTAAAAGTAACTATTGGGCCAAAAGGCAGAAACGTAGTCTTAGAAAAGAAATTTGGGGCCCCAGATATCGTTAATGATGGAGTTAGCATTGCAAAAGATATTGAATTGGAAAATCCCTTTGAGAATCTTGGTGCAAAGCTTATAGAGCAAGTTGCTTCTAAAACAAAAGATAAAGCTGGTGATGGAACAACAACAGCGACAGTTTTAGCTCAAGTTATGGTTCATGAGGGGTTAAAAAATACAGCTGCTGGCGCAAGTCCTATTGAGCTTCGTCGTGGAATGGAAAAGGCTTTAGCATGTATTATTGAAAACTTGCAAAAGCAAAGTAAAAAGATTAGTGGAGACAAAGTAGTTCAAGTCGCAACCGTAAGTTCAGGGGGAGATGAAGAAATAGGAAAGATGGTTTCAGAAGCCATGGAGAAAGTAAGTGTTGATGGGGTAATTACAGTTGAAGAGTCAAAGTCATTAAACACAGAGTTGGAAATAACTGAGGGCATGGCATTTGATAGAGGTTATAGTTCTCCATACTTTGTTACTGACTCTGAACGTCAAATTTGTGAGTTTGAGAATCCTTTACTTTTAATTACAGATAAAAAAATTAGTTCAATAAATGATCTTGTGCCCGTATTAGAAACAGTCCAAAAAAGCTCTTCCCCACTTGTTATTTTGGCCGAAGAAGTAGATGGTGAGGCCTTGGCAACACTAGTAGTTAACAAAAACCGTGGAGTACTTCAAGTCGCAGCAGTAAGAGCTCCATCATTTGGAGAAAGAAGGAAAGCTGCTCTTGCTGATATCGCAGTATTAACAAATGGCACTTTGATAAGCGAAGACAAAGCAATGTCTTTAGACAAAGTTCAGTTATCTGATTTAGGCAAAGCAAGAAAAATAACTATCACAAAAGAATCAACGACAATAGTTGCTAATGATGACACTAAGAATGAGGTTTCTTCAAGAGTTGCCTCTATTAAGCGTGAATTAGATCAAACAGAGTCTGATTACGACAAAGAAAAGCTTAATGAACGAATTGCAAAACTTGCTGGTGGTGTTGCAGTAATTAAGGTAGGAGCTCCAACAGAAACAGAATTAAAAAACCGTAAATTACGTATAGAAGATGCTTTAAATGCAACACGTGCTGCTGTTGAGGAGGGTATTGTTGCAGGAGGGGGAACTACTCTCATTCAATTAGGTGAAGCATTAAATCCTCTAAAAAAAGAACTGGAAGGTGACCAAGCGACAGGTGTAGAAATAATCAAACAAGCATTATCTGCACCTGCAAAACAAATTGCTCACAATGCTGGTGAAAATGGAGATGTAGTGGTTTCAGAAATCCAACGACTTGGCAAAGGGTTTAATGCTGCCACTGGTAAATATGAGGATTTAATGTCTGCAGGCATAATTGATGCAGTGAAAGTAATTAGATTGGCTTTACAAGATGCTGTATCTATTGCATCACTACTTATTACAACAGAAGTTGTCATCGCAGATAAGCCAGAACCGCCAGCTTCTGCTGGAGAGGGAGGGGCTGATCCAATGGGCGGAATGGGCGGAATGGGCGGAATGGGTGGAATGGGCGGAATGGGCGGAATGGGCGGAATGGGTATGCCTGGAATGATGTGA
- the fabG gene encoding 3-oxoacyl-[acyl-carrier-protein] reductase produces the protein MTSSSILHGQTAIVTGASRGIGKAIALSLANAGAEVVVNYANSLEKAEEVVNKIKASGGNAYALKADIADEISVNQLINTVLEKSGKIDILINNAGITKDGLLMRMKKEDWQSVINLNLTGVFFCTKAVSRSMIKQKKGRIINITSVVGIMGNGGQSNYASAKAGVIGLTKSTAKEFASRGITVNAVAPGFIQTDMTKELDATPILKSIPLGCFGTPEHVAGTVCFLAGDPAASYITGQVLQVDGGMVMS, from the coding sequence ATGACTTCTTCCTCAATTCTTCATGGTCAAACTGCAATTGTTACTGGTGCTAGTAGAGGGATAGGGAAAGCAATTGCTTTATCTCTTGCCAATGCAGGAGCAGAAGTTGTTGTGAATTATGCAAACTCACTAGAAAAAGCCGAGGAGGTTGTAAATAAAATCAAAGCCTCTGGCGGAAATGCTTATGCCTTAAAAGCTGATATAGCAGATGAAATTTCTGTTAATCAATTAATCAATACAGTTTTAGAGAAAAGTGGAAAAATAGACATTTTAATAAACAATGCTGGTATCACAAAAGATGGTTTATTAATGAGAATGAAGAAAGAAGATTGGCAATCAGTAATTAATCTGAATTTAACAGGCGTTTTCTTTTGTACCAAAGCAGTTTCCAGATCAATGATCAAACAAAAAAAAGGCAGGATAATTAACATCACATCTGTTGTAGGCATTATGGGGAATGGTGGTCAATCTAATTACGCTTCAGCTAAAGCAGGTGTTATTGGATTAACAAAAAGTACAGCAAAAGAATTTGCTAGCAGAGGTATTACAGTAAATGCTGTTGCTCCTGGATTTATACAAACCGATATGACAAAAGAATTAGATGCAACCCCAATCCTTAAATCAATTCCATTGGGTTGTTTCGGGACTCCTGAACATGTTGCTGGAACTGTATGTTTCCTAGCAGGTGATCCTGCTGCTTCCTATATCACTGGACAAGTTTTGCAAGTCGATGGGGGAATGGTGATGAGCTAA
- the ispD gene encoding 2-C-methyl-D-erythritol 4-phosphate cytidylyltransferase has protein sequence MHLLIAAAGSGTRMGANCNKLLLKVAGKPVLAWTFEAVKAAKSIEWIGIVAQPCDKEAIIPLIEEHSMNVHWIDGGRTRQESVQLGLAALPLEAEYVLIHDGARCLVESDLFDSCSKLVQQGVSVIAATPVSDTIKKVSKDGFIANTPERSDLWAAQTPQAFSVQELKKGHQTALLNGWSVTDDASLFEKLGWPVKVLESSPSNIKVTTPFDLVIADALIKSRGKD, from the coding sequence TTGCATTTATTAATTGCAGCAGCAGGTAGTGGTACTCGGATGGGTGCTAATTGCAATAAATTACTGTTGAAAGTAGCGGGAAAACCTGTATTGGCTTGGACTTTTGAGGCTGTTAAAGCAGCTAAATCAATAGAGTGGATTGGAATCGTTGCTCAGCCTTGTGATAAAGAAGCCATAATTCCTCTCATTGAAGAACATTCCATGAATGTTCATTGGATTGATGGAGGCAGGACACGTCAAGAGTCTGTTCAATTAGGCTTGGCTGCTTTGCCTTTAGAAGCTGAATATGTTCTTATTCATGATGGAGCAAGATGCTTAGTCGAGTCTGATTTGTTTGATAGCTGTTCTAAATTAGTCCAACAAGGAGTTTCAGTTATTGCTGCGACTCCAGTGAGCGACACAATAAAAAAAGTATCTAAAGATGGTTTTATAGCCAATACTCCCGAGAGATCTGATTTGTGGGCTGCACAAACGCCTCAAGCTTTTTCTGTTCAAGAGTTAAAAAAAGGGCATCAAACAGCTCTTTTAAATGGTTGGAGCGTCACAGATGATGCATCTTTGTTTGAAAAACTTGGTTGGCCTGTGAAGGTTTTAGAATCCTCGCCATCGAACATTAAAGTGACCACGCCATTTGATCTTGTTATTGCTGATGCATTAATTAAGAGCAGGGGAAAAGACTAA
- a CDS encoding S66 peptidase family protein codes for MTLINQGTITKPLQTGDKVLSIAVSSPVNNKETLLQGLKILKEWGLIIDNKVEIGRHWGYFSGEDALRHDELYPAKTPSLTAFAKGGWGSARLLEYPQPWKVGWVLGYSDISSLLLARLKAGFDGGVHGPMISTLATEPKWSKERLRSLLFDKSVPSLYGEPWVDGIGHGPLIATNLTVGSHLLGSSHMPNLKGAILVIEDIGEAPYRIDRMLTQWRLNGLLQNLAGLAFGTFRDCESQQEDQDNQSFNLQEILKERSMDLNIPVVANLPVGHCCGNAALPLGWEATLNGQQGTLSLFPCS; via the coding sequence ATGACTCTTATTAACCAAGGTACAATTACAAAGCCACTACAAACTGGAGACAAGGTCCTTTCAATAGCTGTAAGTTCACCTGTAAACAACAAGGAGACGCTACTTCAAGGGTTAAAGATACTAAAAGAATGGGGCTTGATAATTGATAACAAAGTTGAAATTGGAAGACATTGGGGATATTTTTCCGGAGAAGATGCTCTTAGACATGATGAATTGTATCCTGCCAAAACCCCTTCCTTAACTGCATTTGCCAAAGGGGGCTGGGGATCTGCTCGATTATTAGAATACCCTCAACCATGGAAAGTAGGTTGGGTACTTGGTTACTCAGACATATCATCTCTACTGCTTGCAAGATTAAAAGCTGGTTTTGATGGTGGGGTTCATGGACCAATGATAAGCACTCTTGCAACTGAACCTAAGTGGAGCAAAGAACGACTAAGGTCTCTTTTGTTCGACAAATCTGTGCCTAGCCTTTATGGAGAGCCCTGGGTTGATGGGATAGGTCATGGTCCTTTAATTGCAACCAACTTAACTGTAGGATCTCATCTACTAGGAAGTAGCCATATGCCAAATCTTAAAGGTGCTATTTTAGTTATTGAAGATATTGGAGAAGCTCCTTATAGGATTGATAGGATGTTGACTCAATGGAGACTAAATGGCTTACTTCAAAACCTTGCAGGACTAGCGTTTGGCACTTTCAGGGATTGCGAATCCCAACAAGAAGACCAGGATAATCAATCTTTCAATCTACAAGAAATTCTTAAGGAACGCTCTATGGATTTAAATATTCCTGTAGTTGCAAATCTCCCTGTAGGTCATTGTTGCGGTAATGCCGCCCTCCCTCTCGGGTGGGAAGCTACTCTTAATGGTCAACAAGGGACCCTTAGTCTTTTCCCCTGCTCTTAA
- a CDS encoding 4-hydroxybenzoate polyprenyltransferase gives MKNFLIANKTLENLISLLRWNKPSGRLILLIPAGWALWLVPSAPPNGNLILLIILGGLLVSGSGCIANDLWDKKIDSKVQRTKNRPLANGSISINTALAILVLFLLLSLKVIFLLPTSSQDLCLKLAGIALLPILIYPSSKRWFKYPQILLAICWGFAVLIPWAASESSLNGGLPLLTCWLATMVWTFGFDTVYAMADKNDDKELGLNSSAIALGTNAFKIVSICYALTSLFIAISALSQGIGIIFWPFWILASMGMQRELISLTTLKSNMKFFGRHFRNQVFLGSLILLGLMVGNI, from the coding sequence GTGAAAAATTTTCTCATTGCCAACAAAACCCTTGAAAATTTAATAAGTCTGCTCCGATGGAACAAACCTAGTGGCAGATTGATTTTACTAATTCCTGCAGGATGGGCACTTTGGCTTGTTCCATCGGCTCCGCCTAATGGGAATTTAATTTTACTAATAATATTAGGAGGTCTCTTGGTTAGCGGATCCGGTTGTATCGCAAATGATCTCTGGGATAAAAAAATAGACTCTAAAGTTCAACGCACTAAAAATAGACCTTTAGCCAATGGGAGCATCAGCATAAACACTGCTCTAGCAATATTAGTGTTATTTCTTTTATTAAGTTTAAAAGTCATTTTTTTACTTCCTACGTCTAGCCAAGATCTTTGCTTAAAACTTGCTGGGATTGCTTTATTACCGATACTAATTTATCCATCTTCTAAAAGATGGTTTAAATATCCACAAATTCTTCTTGCAATCTGCTGGGGATTTGCAGTATTAATTCCCTGGGCAGCAAGTGAATCCTCTCTAAATGGTGGATTACCTCTCCTAACATGTTGGCTAGCAACAATGGTTTGGACTTTTGGCTTTGATACTGTTTATGCCATGGCAGATAAAAATGACGATAAAGAACTCGGTCTTAATAGCAGTGCTATAGCACTTGGGACAAACGCTTTTAAAATAGTTTCTATTTGCTATGCCTTAACATCCTTGTTCATCGCAATTAGCGCATTAAGCCAGGGGATAGGGATAATCTTTTGGCCTTTTTGGATATTGGCCAGCATGGGGATGCAACGAGAATTAATATCCTTAACCACATTAAAATCAAACATGAAATTTTTTGGGCGACATTTTCGCAACCAAGTCTTTTTAGGAAGCCTGATTTTACTTGGACTAATGGTTGGAAATATTTAG
- a CDS encoding Ppx/GppA phosphatase family protein, producing MSKNPVEVTGLDPFSSNDEGNFQSKDSRFRNNEKIRRVAAVDIGTNSTHLVITTVDLKLQTFSIELAEKSSTRLGNRDSDTGELTESAKKRVIDTLRRFKELALSYKVDEILLAATSAIREAPNGRELLAQINEELELEVELISGSEEARLIYLGVLSGMSFEGNPHLIIDIGGGSTELILADSQDARALTSTRIGAVSLQRDFLKDEFASPNRVEFLRTFIQGSLEPAVNKICSRVNDLGSMVLVATSGTALAIGALTASEEEDFLLKMHGYKFSKAKLDKLLEKLLKMSFPQRKKLSFISERRAEIIVPGALIMQTAMQMLNKKEVVLSERALREGLIVDWMSRKGLLKDRFSFQGSIRERTVIHQAERFSVNRKRSESVAKHALSIYDNTHGVLHHDDGAGRQLLWAAAILYSCGKHINLSSYHKHSWYLIRHGELLGYSDAEHLMIAAIARYHRKNLPKKRHESWQVLEQKEHRKLVQEMSLILRISAALDLRPEPVVNSLKLVCKNSEVMIYLIPENKNQNLALECWSLSNCFPIVKDMTGVDLKVLVDQ from the coding sequence GTGTCAAAGAATCCTGTTGAAGTTACAGGCTTAGATCCTTTTTCATCTAATGATGAGGGGAATTTTCAAAGCAAGGATTCTCGCTTTAGAAATAATGAAAAGATTCGCAGAGTAGCAGCAGTTGATATAGGGACAAATTCTACTCACTTAGTGATTACAACTGTAGACTTAAAGTTGCAAACATTTAGTATTGAATTAGCCGAAAAATCATCTACTAGGCTTGGGAACAGAGATTCGGATACAGGTGAACTTACAGAATCTGCAAAAAAGAGAGTAATTGATACTTTAAGACGCTTTAAAGAACTTGCTCTTAGTTATAAAGTTGATGAGATTCTTTTAGCGGCTACAAGTGCTATTAGAGAAGCTCCTAATGGTAGAGAGCTCTTAGCTCAGATTAATGAAGAACTTGAATTAGAAGTTGAATTAATAAGTGGATCCGAAGAAGCCCGACTTATATATTTAGGAGTGCTTTCAGGAATGTCTTTTGAGGGGAACCCTCATCTGATTATTGATATTGGTGGAGGATCTACAGAATTAATACTTGCTGATAGCCAAGATGCAAGGGCTTTGACTAGTACAAGGATAGGAGCTGTAAGCCTTCAGAGAGATTTCTTGAAAGATGAGTTTGCTTCGCCAAATAGAGTTGAATTTTTAAGAACATTTATACAGGGATCTTTAGAGCCAGCTGTTAATAAGATTTGTTCTCGTGTAAATGATTTAGGTAGCATGGTATTAGTAGCGACTAGTGGTACTGCACTTGCCATAGGTGCGTTAACAGCATCAGAAGAAGAGGATTTTTTGCTGAAAATGCATGGATATAAATTTTCAAAAGCAAAATTAGATAAGTTACTTGAGAAGTTGCTGAAGATGTCATTTCCTCAACGGAAAAAGTTGTCGTTTATAAGTGAACGACGAGCTGAGATTATTGTGCCAGGCGCGTTGATTATGCAGACAGCAATGCAAATGTTAAATAAAAAGGAGGTTGTCCTTAGTGAGAGGGCTTTAAGAGAAGGGTTGATTGTTGATTGGATGTCTCGCAAAGGCTTGTTAAAGGATCGATTTAGTTTTCAAGGCAGTATTCGTGAACGTACTGTTATTCATCAAGCAGAAAGGTTTTCAGTCAATAGAAAACGATCTGAAAGTGTGGCAAAACACGCGCTTTCTATCTATGACAATACTCATGGGGTTTTGCATCATGATGATGGCGCTGGCAGACAATTGCTTTGGGCTGCAGCTATTTTGTATTCTTGCGGCAAACACATAAATTTAAGTTCTTACCATAAGCATTCTTGGTATTTAATACGTCATGGTGAATTGTTGGGTTATTCAGATGCAGAACATCTCATGATCGCAGCTATAGCTAGATATCATAGGAAAAACCTTCCAAAGAAAAGGCATGAGTCTTGGCAGGTTTTAGAACAAAAGGAACATCGTAAACTTGTGCAAGAAATGTCTTTAATTTTGCGCATTTCAGCTGCTTTAGACCTTCGACCTGAGCCTGTAGTTAATTCTTTGAAGCTAGTTTGCAAAAATTCCGAAGTTATGATTTATTTAATTCCAGAAAATAAAAATCAGAATTTAGCACTGGAATGTTGGAGCTTAAGTAATTGTTTCCCGATCGTGAAAGATATGACAGGAGTTGATTTGAAAGTTTTAGTTGATCAATAA